One Desulfuromonadales bacterium DNA window includes the following coding sequences:
- a CDS encoding cytochrome c peroxidase, giving the protein MKAIRWLALLLFLVGPVTAGAAELSDLEQLGKHLFFDMNLSVNGTQSCASCHAAEVGLTGPDSFVNEAGAVMPGVLEDRFGNRKPPSAAYGGDSQPLYYDEDAGGWFGGMFWDGRATGWTLGDPLAEQAMGPFLNPLEMGMPHARQVCIRVANASYADLFQLVWGPLSLDCINDVAGAYERIALSIAAYEKSTEVNPFTSKFDLFWDNAEAVGKDVTKISFGNMMNPNRWQNYAGLGLTSAELQGLAAFNDPNRGDCARCHSLAPGTEGYPLFTDFSYWNIGVPKNPENPFYFMPRKWNPDGADWVDTGLGGFLKSAGYAPGDYEPEMGKFKTPTLRNVDLRPPGDFVKAYGHNGFFKSLEEIILFYTWRAHMEACAGGGCGGMGGGGGGMGGGGMGGGGGGMMPDPNLFPPPEVSKNLETLNFSMMMGQAMMDQANILAFLKTLSDGYEAP; this is encoded by the coding sequence ATGAAGGCGATACGTTGGCTCGCATTATTATTGTTTCTTGTCGGCCCAGTGACAGCCGGCGCAGCTGAACTCTCCGACCTCGAGCAGCTCGGGAAGCATCTCTTCTTCGACATGAACCTGTCGGTGAACGGCACTCAGTCCTGCGCCAGCTGCCACGCCGCCGAGGTGGGCCTTACCGGCCCGGACTCCTTTGTCAACGAGGCCGGGGCGGTCATGCCCGGGGTTTTGGAGGATCGCTTTGGCAATCGAAAGCCGCCCAGCGCCGCTTACGGCGGAGACAGCCAGCCACTTTATTATGATGAGGACGCAGGGGGGTGGTTCGGCGGCATGTTCTGGGACGGCCGGGCTACCGGCTGGACGCTGGGTGACCCGCTGGCCGAACAGGCGATGGGACCGTTCCTGAATCCTCTGGAGATGGGAATGCCTCATGCCAGGCAGGTCTGCATCCGGGTAGCCAACGCCTCGTACGCGGATCTCTTCCAATTGGTCTGGGGGCCCTTGTCCCTGGACTGCATCAACGACGTAGCCGGCGCCTACGAACGGATCGCCCTTTCCATCGCGGCGTACGAAAAAAGCACCGAAGTCAACCCCTTTACTTCCAAGTTCGATCTGTTCTGGGACAACGCCGAGGCGGTGGGCAAGGACGTCACCAAAATCAGTTTCGGCAACATGATGAACCCCAATCGCTGGCAGAACTACGCCGGTCTGGGGTTGACCAGTGCCGAACTCCAGGGGCTGGCAGCCTTCAACGACCCCAACCGCGGCGACTGCGCCCGCTGTCACTCCCTGGCGCCGGGTACGGAAGGCTACCCGCTCTTCACCGATTTCAGCTACTGGAACATCGGCGTGCCCAAAAACCCGGAAAACCCCTTCTACTTCATGCCCAGAAAATGGAACCCCGATGGTGCCGACTGGGTCGACACCGGCCTGGGCGGCTTCCTCAAGAGTGCCGGGTATGCTCCTGGGGATTACGAACCGGAGATGGGCAAATTCAAGACGCCCACCCTGCGCAACGTCGATCTGCGCCCCCCCGGTGATTTCGTCAAGGCGTACGGCCATAACGGCTTCTTCAAGTCGCTGGAAGAGATCATTCTCTTCTACACCTGGCGCGCCCACATGGAAGCGTGCGCCGGCGGCGGCTGTGGCGGCATGGGCGGAGGCGGAGGTGGTATGGGCGGCGGTGGCATGGGCGGAGGTGGTGGCGGGATGATGCCAGACCCCAATCTGTTCCCGCCGCCGGAGGTGAGCAAGAACTTGGAGACGCTGAATTTCTCCATGATGATGGGCCAAGCGATGATGGACCAGGCCAATATCCTGGCGTTCTTGAAGACCCTGTCGGACGGCTACGAAGCGCCGTAA